A region of the Lycium barbarum isolate Lr01 chromosome 1, ASM1917538v2, whole genome shotgun sequence genome:
TGTTCATCTGCAAAAATGTAAAGATACCTGTGCAGTTCAAAGTTataatgtaataataacataagGAAATAAAGGAAGGGATTATAGACAAACTAGAATTAAAAGCACCGATTTGCGGAGCGACTGAAATGTAAAGCTTCCGGCTGGCGGAACAACTGTAATGTAGAGGCTTCCGGCTGGCGGAGCGAGCGTAATGTAAAGCTTCCagctggcggagcaactgtaatgtaaagctTCCGgttggcggagcaactgtaatatAAAGCTTCCGGCTGGCGGAGGAACTATAATGAAAAGGCTtccggctggcggagcaactgtaatgtaaagtaaAAATCTCTGattggcggagcaactgtaatgtaaagtaaaaatctcccggcggagcaactgtaatgtaaagtaaAAATCTCCGATTGGcagagcaactgtaatgtaaagtaaAAACTCCGACCGACGGAGTTGTTGACGAAGTTAGACGGCGGTCCCCGATTGGTGGGGTAATTGGCGTTGTTAGACGGCATCCTCGATTGGCGAAGTTAGTCGGCACAATTAGATGGTATCTTTGACCGGCGAAGTTAGTCGCAGTTAGATTGTGTGTTCGATTGGCGGAATTCGTCGCAGTTAGATCGTATCTCCGATCGGCGGAGTTAATCTCTGTTAGATCGTATCTTCGATTAGCGGAGTTATTATTAAGGAACAAGGCTGCTACGGGGGCCCCCATCTCTCGAATAATCGACCTTGACCTTGCTTCTGGAGATACCTGCAAATTTAAATGGAATGTTCAGAGATGAATAAGCCAAGATAACAAAATAGAATATGAGAAGGTTATTTTTGGCTCATGGTGTAATGATGGATCTTGTGATGCTTCCACCGGAAGCTCGCTTTGATGTCATCTTGTCCTAATTCCTGTCAATCCtgtactcaaagaaaaattcttagtttgtgTCGATTTGTGTCGATCGTGACCCTAGCCTTGTCACTTGAATCCTTTGAGCTTCTTTGGTTGCGAAGATCTCTGTCCGGAGACTTGGTAAGTGGAAAAATACGTAAATGCAATgtgaaagaaaaaggaaaatatggtATTTTAGAAATCAGATATGCACGTATATGTACTacgtataaatgtgataaaactCTATAATTTTTTAGATTATGACATGTTCCGAAATGCATTGAGCTTCTCCATTCCGACACCTGCATCCAAACGGTGTCTTTGCATAGTCTGTTCCTCTGATGACGCTTCTTCGTATTCAAGCCAGGTGTCGCGATGTCTTTGACGATGAGACCGATCCTAATCTATAGTTACATTACAAAGAAAAGGTTTCCTAAGGGTATGACCGAACCTttttaggttgcctacgtatcccaaatagGAATCAGGTCTGTACGTAGTTCGAGGGTAGAAATGCAAAGAAAATAATATGTAATGTGATGTGACCGAGCCTGActcaggctgcctacgtatccaaataGAATCAGGTCGTAACGTAGTTCAATTACAACAGAAGGGTAAAATAATGCAATGACCGAGCCTGActcaggctgcctacgtatccaaatggaatcaggtcataacgtagttcaattACAATAAAAAAGAAGATTAACAAAGGGACCGAATCTGGTggggattgcctacgtatcccaccgtgggAAATCAGGTCGAATCGTAGTTCCAATTACATGAAGATAATGTTTTTGGGATCTTCTATTACAAGAGACTGggcccgatgtgggttgcctacatatcccaccgTGGGAAGTCAGGTCAGCATAGTTCTGTTACAATAGAAATGCAAATTAAAATGGAAAAGAAGAGCTAGCTTGGATGTCTTCAGATGTAGTACTTCTTGATCGAGTCTTAGTTGATGGGCTTCGTGCTCACTTTACCATCCATTTCTGCCAAAATCAATGCTCCTCCTGAAAGCACTCGATGAACCACGTATGGACCTTGCCAATTTGGTGCGAATTTCCCTCTAGCTTCGTCCTGATGAGGAAATATTCGCTTTAAAACCAACTGCCCTGGTTTGAATTTCCTAGTCCTTACTCTCTTGTTAAATGCCTTGGACATCCTGTTTTGATAAAGCTGACCGGGACAGACATCGTCCATCCTTTtctcatcaatgagcatcaactgTTCGTGTCTACTACGTATCCATTCCGCATCGTCCAAACCAACATCTTGGATAATCCTAAGAGAAGGTATCTCTACTTCTGCGGGTATCACAGCTTCGGAACCATAGACCAGCATATAGGGAGTTGCTCCTGTGGATGTTCTAGCAGTGGTACGGTAACCAAGAAAATCATATGGAAACTTTTCATGCCACTGCCTGTGACTGTCTGTTATCTTCCTTAAGATCTTTTTGATGTTCTTATTTGCTGCCTcgactgctccattcatctgtggtcgATAAGCTGTGGAATTTTGGTGGGCGATCCTAAACTTTTCACAAGTCTCTCTCATAAGATCGCTGTTGAGATTGGCCACATTATCTATAATTGACTCTGGAATCCCAAATCGGCAAACTATATTGTTGCGAACAAAATCTACTACCACCTTCTTTGTTACTGCCTTGTACGTTGAAGCTTCGACCCATTTGGTGAAATAATCGATGGCCACCAAGATGAAGCGATGTCCGTTTGATGCGGGGGGCTCGATAGGTCCAatcacatccatgccccaagTAGCGAACGGCCAAGGGGAGCCCATTACATTGAGCTCATTTGGGGGAACTCGAATGAAATCTCCGTGAACTTGACATTGATGACACTTTTGTACATAGCGAATGCTGTCTCTTTCCATAGTCATCCAAAAGTATCCCGCTCTCAGAATCTTCTTTGCCAAAGTGAATCCGTTtatgtggggtccacatgtccttGCGTGTACTTCTTCTAGCAACCTCATCGCCTCTGTGGCATCCACACATCTTAGCAATCCCAGATCTGAAGTCCTCCTATATAGGATTTCTCCGTTAAGGAAAAAGTGATTTGTCATTCTCCTCAAGGTCCGCTTCTGTTTGTCAGTTGCATTTTCCGGATATTCTCTCGTCTCGAGCAACTTCTTAATGTCGTAGTACCATGGCTGGCCATCCAATTCCTCATTGACATGAAAACAATATGCTTGCTGATCGTGTATTTCTACCTTGATAGGGTCGATGTAATTCTTGTCCGGATGTTGGTTCATTGATGACAATGTCGCAAGGGCATCAGCAAACTCATTTTGGATTCGAGGCACATGCTTGAAGTCAATCTCTCTGAACTGCTTGCACAACTCCTTCACGCAATATAAGTATGGAAGAATTTTTACATTCTTGGTGTTCCATTCTCCTAGTACCTGATGAACTAATAGGTCAGAATCGCCTATTACCAAAATTTCTTTGATGTTCATATCAACTACCATCCTAAGCCTGAGGATGCAAGCTTCGTATTCCGCCATATTGTTCGTGCAGGGAAATCTGATCTTTGCCGAGATAGGGTAGTGCTGACCCATCTCGGAAACAAAAACTGCTCCTATTCCGACTCCTTTGAAATTTGACGCTCCGTCAAAGAACATCCTCCATCCTGAATAAGTCTCTGAAATATCTTCCCCTGCGAACAGTACCTCCTCATCAGGAAAATAGGTTGTAAGCGGTTTGTATTCATTGTCTACAGGGTTCTCTACAAGGTGATCCGCCAAGGCCTGGCCCTTGATGGCCTTCTGAGTTATGTACACGATGTCAAACTCACTTAACAAGATCTGCCATTTTGCTAATTTCCCGGTAGGCATCGGCTTTTGGAAGATGTatttgagtggatccatccttgagatcAAGTACGTGGTGTACGCAGATAAATAGTGCCTCAACTTTTGTGTGATCCAAGTCAAAGCACAGTATGTGCGTTCCAACAAAGTGTACCTTGCCTCGTACGGTGTGAATTTCTTACTTAGGTAGTAAATGGCTTGCTCCTTTTTCCCCGTCTCATCgtgttgtcccaacacacatccaaacGCACCATCCAATTCGGACAAGTACAGCAATAGAGGTTTTTCCGGTTCTGGCGGGACCAATACGGGTGGACTGGACAAGTACTCTTTGATTCTGTCAAAGGCCTTCTGACACTCTTTTGTCCATTTTGTGGCAGCATCTTTCTTCGGCAGCTTAATATAGGTTCACAAATCACCGTCGATTATGCGATGAATCGACTAATGTAATTGAGCCTTCCGAGGAAACTCATTACATCTTTCTTGCTCTTCGGGGGAGGCATGTCTTGGATTGCCTTGATTTTTGAAGGATCCAACTCTATACCTTTTCTGCTAACAATGAATCCCAATAATTTTCCAGCAGgaactccaaatgcacattttgctggattcaacttcaagttgtactTCTGCAATCGTTCAAAGAACTTCCTTAGGTCAGTAAAATGATCTGAACTCCTTCGAGATTTGATAATAACATCGTCCACGTAAACTTTGATCTCCTTATGAATCATATCATGGAATAAAATAGTCATGTCCCTCATGTAGGTCGCACCAGCATTCTTAAGGCCAAATGGCATTACTCGGTAGCAgtacactccccatggagtgGTAAATGCCGTCTTTTCTGCATCATCCTCATGCATCAAAATCTGATGATATCCTGCAAAGCAATCGACAAATGATTGCAGCTCATGTTTTGCACAGTTATCGATGAGTATATGGATGTTTGGAAGGGGGAAGTCATCCTTAGGACTAgctttgttgagatcccgataatccacacATATCCTGATTTTTCCATCCTTCTTTGGAACGGGCACAATGTTGGCCAACCAGGAAGGGTAGTTTGTAACCCTTACGACATTTGCTTCAATCTGCTTAGTGACTTCTTCTTTGATCGTTAAACTCAAATCGGGCTTGAACTTCCTTGGCTTTTGCTTGATCGGCGGGCGGGTAAGATCAGTTGGTAGCCTATGAGAGACGATGTCGGTGCTCAGCCCAGGCATGCGGTCGTAGGACCAAGCAAATACGTCGACATATTGCTTAAGCAATTCCAATAATTCTTTCTTCTGTTCATCTTCTAAGTGTATGCTGATCCGAGTTTCCTTCACTGCTTCGCCGTATCCTAAGTTAACTATGTCAGTTTCATCCAAGTTCGGTTTCTTTTGATTCTCAAGTTGCTCGATCTCTTGCGGAAGATTCTCAGGCATCATGCTATCGTCGTATTCCTCGTAATCTTGCTCGCCGTTTGTTCGTCGTATTCCTCGTAATCTTGCTCGTCGTTTGTACTTTGCTCAACGGTTTCGTTACATGTTATAATCATAGAATGAATATTTTTACTAGTTTGAGTGCAGAAAAGGAAAAGCGAgtataagtaagatatgatattttaatagaaaaataaaaaagcaTTTTCATTAAAGGAGCATTCAATGCTTTTAAAGAAACAGGCGGATGACAAAAGAGCACAGAcatgattcaagcctcaattgatcatgctattttgaaaacaaattacAATTCCACattaccaagactcccggcgaaccaaGGATGGGCTGACAGTCCAATTCTGCAAgatctctcctggttcggcatcaCGAATAGTCGGTGTCTCGGCATCTGCTTCAGTCTCCCCACAATACTCCTCGATCATTGTCACGAACAAGTTCTCCATTCCTTCTATAATATCTTCATCGACTTCCGGCACAAtcatcttgtcacgacccagctaggggccgcgacggatatccggggctaaccaccgagcaccgctcgttctattactcgtcttactcattcaatgctcttctatcaatttcatatttaaatcataagaaaatcatcttccatttgaaaacgtaaatactttcatatacatacgcctctcggccatcaaaataatatatatacataatagcatctcgtgagaccatctaacccacactgcgtatctacgagcctctactagagtactagacataaggacgggacaagaccccgtcatgtccaaaatatatacatgaatatacacaaataataatcataagcacctccggaacaagggagtgctctctattcagctactggctcctatgagtctggagcaaaatctcctccctgtctacctgtgggcatgaacacagcgtccaacgaaaacggacgtcagtacgaatattgtactgagtatgagaggcataaacaataatgaacatAAATAAAATAGGGAAGCATCAattgaggagcaatctgtaactgactgtgaatcatacaAGAAATAAATCATGTTGTATTACTCATACTCgtcctcatatcatatatgcataaatgtataagtggaagctgcccgtccatgtaggaacggtgtaataataactaacctgcgtccaggtctcccgcgtccggggtataagctgcccactatagtggtgtgtatatctgtctGACCATAtgggtacggtgtaatatcatcatcataacatgctcatcatcatgtacccctcatcatatgctcatcacagtattgcttatcataatacatgcataaagactcatgGACAATTATACTTGGGcggggtgacgtgaggtcgtATTCtatgccacaatcgatgcttttctgctacCAGTTTTACTTGTTTTAAAGCAAGTCTAGGTGATTTTACGCGACATTATGTGTTTTTTTCAATAAACGGAACAGAtttggaatgaacagtagttgaaagtgcaacagtggtcgtaaactcagtttgcggtccgtattctgaaatacgggccgtattccgtgGGCGTATTTTAGGatgacagaaccagaaagtcaggctgaggacatggtgatttacgaactcagtttacggtccgtctttcagtttacggtccgtatttcaaggcgtatttaaccattcaagcatttggcAAAAAGTCGAAGTTTTGGAATTTGAAATGCGACATGGCattttatggcccgtaaaccactttacggtccgcatttcattttacgatcgactgggccaaagtgcaaatctgcaactttcatgttttcagatcctataattagtcattgtggagcattcaCGAGTATTCTGACTCACCtagaaggaagtagtatataaggtgagtatgtaCAATACATAATATCATCGacctttataggaacatcatatgaTAGACTcctggctttccgggatataggaaattcatgaaggggaATGAaggatcataccatcggattcatgccatagaaagaaaggactgacctcacataccttttacgtttaactaatccatcgttcgcttattctccttcaatgccacgttctaccttcaagagaatttgtattgaCATTAGCTAAACAATTACAAGAACGTGCTAACTATTTCtaggagaaaattgggcaacatttcctttgtttatactacttttcccacatcatatatcaactcccaaacaaccacaacaacattcacaatatagcacaaaaatcatcatttatctacatttacacaattcaccatttccttccaatttctccacaattatggtcatagttcattatcgcgattttcatatataatacttattccatgttataaatgtcatttataacatatttacaatctcaacatatccattttcatgattccttccaaccactattcatccatgatactattcacacatttatgacccactttctacacttttctacaatccaagtgtttcagcctatcaatacttcaaacatcatgggaataccataaaacttaccttagatgttgtaggaacaagccttgagtagcaatactcttcttgcaccaaaaaccctaactcactccctttgaattttcttggcttagatgactttattGAGTTTgttactcttgattcttgttggtttgatgaagttgatcatcaatttcctttgaattcttgtggatgaaatataTGGAGCCTTCTAGAGGTCtggagagatgaagaagtgtgaaatgaaatgaaatgagaagggtcccttatattaaatcataaaagctgtcccgaccaacttatacggaccaatctaagggacgtcattactcgtctctaagacTTCATTAGAACGTCTTTAACTTAATGCTTGTAATTCTtgtccgacacacaacatatgatttgctttccttaacaactttctttccttgccttaTATGCCTTCAaaatctcgtttagggtcatcaaatactatttctcactcatcaaaacattgtatacgctatgcccttcgttagcctatccactgtacgttcacggggaattttttcccgaggtgtaacattcttccccccttttggaacattcgttctcgaatgtttagtcatcggggattctagaagaattccgccagagtctcccctatgttatggcactaccatcctgacACAACAACTCATAATGtcactgcctcacagggtcaTAACACAATAAACTCTAAGAAAGATTTACGAAAGCTCCTGAAAGTAAGGGaaataatatctgagtaatgatggaaataggggtgttcagatgctctaattattacacttcacttactgcatacataccttatattgttggcgtttcatctggaatctctcccgggggttggaataagtgtagatatgtggatttcatttcctcttccgcttcccaagtcatctcttctcggttgttgtttcgccacaacactttgactgaagctacgtccttatttcgaagtcttcgtacttgcctgtctaggatggcaataggcatttcttaagctacatgacccaccttgcggatgattttgtaaggtccgatgtatcgaggacttaacttccctttcttgccaaatctcatcacccctttcattggtgacaccttcaaaaatacccaatcatcaacttgaaattccaagtctcgctggcggttgtccgcataagacttttggcgaccttgggctgtcaacaatcgatctcggatcactttgactttttctaccgcttgctaaaTCAATTTAGGGCCTATCAATTGCacttctcctgtttcgaaccatccaattggagatctgcactttcttccatacaaagcttcatacggagccatttgaatactagaatggtaactattgttgtatgcgaactcaccCAGAAGTAAGTGaacatcccagctaccaccaaaatataatacacatgcccgtagcatatcctccaacgtctgaatagtacgttcggcttgtccatcagtctgtggatgaaatgctgtgctaagcttcacttgggtacctagaccttcttgaaaggaattccagaacttagctataaattgcgatcctctatctgtaataatggatagtggaataccatggagccgcacaatttctttaagatacaaccttgcatagtcttctgccgagtatgtggttctgactagaaaaaaatgggctgcttttgttaacctgtccacaatcacccatatggaatcatacttgcctcgagaacgaggtaatcccacaataaaatccatgttgatcgcttcccatttctaagtagggatttccatttcttgcaataaccctcttggcttttgatgttcgatctttacctgttggcaatttggacattgggctacaaattctgctatatctctcttcatactgtcccaccaatatatcaatttaagatcatgatacatcttagttgcaccagggtgaacagaataccgagagtaataggcttcttctagaatttgttgGCGCAATTctaccacattcggcacacatagcctgctttggtatctaagaattccatctatcgAAGTTTTAAAcggagatctctctttttcatgaagtgtgtctctatactggctcaactgcggatcttcttactgacgctctttcacttccacatccAAGGACGAAATCGTGGGATCactaatactaatccctgcattacccgaatcaattacacgtactccaagattagctagttggcgaagctcatgaatcatttctttcttttccgaaggaacttcgCATATACTATCCATTGACCGGcgactaagcgcatcagctactacatttgctttcttggggtggtataagatatttacatcataatctttcaataattataTCCATCGCCTTTgccacagatttaactccttctgtttgaagatgtattggagactcttgtgatctgtatagatatcaacatgcactccatacaagtaatgtctccacatctttaatgcgtgaataattgcagccaattcaagatcatgagttgggtagttcttttcatgttttcgcagctgtctcgaagcataagcaataactctaccatgctgcattagtacacaccctaacccaacgccagaagcatcacagtacacaacatagccatctggcccttctggaagtgttaaaaccggagctgaggtcaatctgtctttcaactctttgaagctgtgctcacaagcatcattccactgaaatttggctgacttctgggttagcttcgtcaatggggctgaaatagatgaaaagccctctacgaatcttctataataacctgccaatcccagaaaactacggacttctgtaggcgttgtaggccttggccaagt
Encoded here:
- the LOC132611432 gene encoding uncharacterized protein LOC132611432; this translates as MIVPEVDEDIIEGMENLFVTMIEEYCGETEADAETPTIRDAEPGEILQNWTYKRRARLRGIRRTNGEQDYEEYDDSMMPENLPQEIEQLENQKKPNLDETDIVNLGYGEAVKETRISIHLEDEQKKELLELLKQYVDVFAWSYDRMPGLSTDIVSHRLPTDLTRPPIKQKPRKFKPDLSLTIKEEVTKQIEANVVRVTNYPSWLANIVPVPKKDGKIRICVDYRDLNKASPKDDFPLPNIHILIDNCAKHELQSFVDCFAGYHQILMHEDDAEKTAFTTPWGVYCYRVMPFGLKNAGATYMRDMTILFHDMIHKEIKVYVDDVIIKSRRSSDHFTDLRKFFERLQKYNLKLNPAKCAFGVPAGKLLGFIVSRKGIELDPSKIKLPKKDAATKWTKECQKAFDRIKEYLSSPPVLVPPEPEKPLLLYLSELDGAFGCVLGQHDETGKKEQAIYYLSKKFTPYEARYTLLERTYCALTWITQKLRHYLSAYTTYLISRMDPLKYIFQKPMPTGKLAKWQILLSEFDIVYITQKAIKGQALADHLVENPVDNEYKPLTTYFPDEEVLFAGEDISETYSGWRMFFDGASNFKGVGIGAVFVSEMGQHYPISAKIRFPCTNNMAEYEACILRLRMVVDMNIKEILVIGDSDLLVHQVLGEWNTKNVKILPYLYCVKELCKQFREIDFKHVPRIQNEFADALATLSSMNQHPDKNYIDPIKVEIHDQQAYCFHVNEELDGQPWYYDIKKLLETREYPENATDKQKRTLRRMTNHFFLNGEILYRRTSDLGLLRCVDATEAMRLLEEVHARTCGPHINGFTLAKKILRAGYFWMTMERDSIRYVQKCHQCQVHGDFIRVPPNELNVMGSPWPFATWGMDVIGPIEPPASNGHRFILVAIDYFTKWVEASTYKAVTKKVVVDFVRNNIVCRFGIPESIIDNVANLNSDLMRETCEKFRIAHQNSTAYRPQMNGAVEAANKNIKKILRKITDSHRQWHEKFPYDFLGYRTTARTSTGATPYMLVYGSEAVIPAEVEIPSLRIIQDVGLDDAEWIRSRHEQLMLIDEKRMDDVCPGQLYQNRMSKAFNKRVRTRKFKPGQLVLKRIFPHQDEARGKFAPNWQGPYVVHRVLSGGALILAEMDGKNYADLTSHGGICRQPTSGPVSCNRRSQKHYLHVSPEARSSCSANQRFLLYITVAPPAGSLFIIVPPPAGSFILQLLRQPEALHYSCSASWKLYITLAPPAGSLYITVVPPAGSFTFQSLRKSMNTIQRGTISATAN